From a single Alloactinosynnema sp. L-07 genomic region:
- a CDS encoding response regulator transcription factor: MCAHVLVADDDIKQAELIRRYLEREGHQVAVVHDGRAALEDARGLRPDLLLLDVMMPKVDGLDVCRVLRAEGNQVPVLMLTARSTEDDLLLGLDLGADDYLTKPYSPRELMARVRTLLRRVSRTEAAQERPLVVGDLVVDPIRHELTVAGRRVECTPSEFQIMLVLAGQPDRVFTRRQLLEQAHGVDGFITERTIDVRVMNLRKKLEPDPRKPVYLTTVYGVGYRLCGRAG; encoded by the coding sequence TTGTGCGCGCACGTGTTGGTGGCCGACGACGACATCAAGCAGGCCGAGCTGATCCGCCGCTACCTCGAACGTGAGGGTCACCAGGTCGCGGTGGTGCACGACGGCCGGGCCGCGCTGGAGGACGCCCGCGGCCTGCGGCCCGACCTGCTGCTGCTCGACGTGATGATGCCCAAGGTCGACGGGCTGGACGTGTGCCGGGTGCTGCGCGCCGAGGGCAACCAGGTGCCGGTGCTCATGCTGACCGCGCGGTCCACCGAGGACGACCTGCTCCTCGGCCTCGACCTCGGCGCCGACGACTACCTGACCAAGCCCTACAGCCCGCGTGAGCTGATGGCCAGGGTGCGCACCCTGCTGCGCCGGGTCAGCCGCACCGAGGCCGCCCAAGAGCGACCGCTGGTCGTGGGCGACCTGGTGGTCGACCCGATCCGGCACGAGCTGACCGTGGCCGGGCGCCGGGTCGAGTGCACGCCGTCGGAGTTCCAGATCATGCTGGTGCTGGCCGGGCAGCCCGACCGGGTGTTCACCCGCAGGCAGCTGCTGGAGCAGGCGCACGGGGTCGACGGCTTCATCACCGAGCGCACCATCGACGTGCGGGTGATGAACCTGCGCAAGAAACTGGAGCCCGATCCGCGCAAACCGGTCTACCTGACGACCGTCTACGGGGTGGGGTATCGGCTCTGTGGCCGCGCGGGTTGA
- the sulP gene encoding sulfate permease: protein MPALSRFVPGAVALSHYERGWLRSDVVAGVTVAAYLIPQVMAYAEVAGLEPVAGLWAIMGSLLVYAIFGSSRQLSVGPESSTALMTAVAIAPLAGGDPVRYAALAAALALVVGVLCVVGWLARLGFLADLLSRPVLVGYMAGIAVIMMVGQLGKVAKVSVEGESIVGEVRSFLREASNAHLPTILLAAGVLAFLVTAGKLWPRIPVPLIGVLLATAVTAMFSLRDYGILVVGEIPAEIRVPGLPAVSGADLIALLLPAIGVAVVGYSDNVLTARSFATRNGYRIDANSELLALGASNLAAGLLRGFPVSSSASRTSIGDALRSRSQAHSLVALGVVALALLFGRSILGNFPTAALGALVIYAAFRLIEVTEFRRIARFRHSEIVIALATVLAVLLLGVLYGVLAAIALSILDLLRRVARPHDGILGYVPGVAGMHDIDDYDDAQQVPGLVVYRYDAPLFFANADDFRQRALAAVEEAPTPARWFLLNAEANVEIDLTAIDTLEELRADLDRRGIVFAMARVKQDLRDDLDRAAFLDKVGDERVFATLPTAVQAYRDAEREL from the coding sequence ATGCCTGCGCTGTCGCGATTCGTCCCCGGGGCGGTCGCCCTCAGCCACTACGAGCGCGGTTGGCTGCGGTCCGATGTGGTCGCGGGTGTGACGGTGGCGGCCTACTTGATCCCGCAGGTCATGGCCTATGCCGAGGTGGCGGGGCTGGAGCCGGTGGCGGGGCTGTGGGCGATCATGGGCTCCCTCCTGGTCTACGCGATTTTCGGCAGTTCCCGGCAGCTCTCCGTCGGTCCTGAGTCCTCCACCGCGCTGATGACCGCCGTCGCCATCGCTCCCCTGGCTGGTGGGGACCCGGTCCGCTATGCCGCCCTTGCCGCTGCCCTGGCGTTGGTCGTGGGGGTGCTCTGCGTGGTGGGATGGCTGGCCCGGCTGGGTTTCCTCGCCGATCTGCTGTCCCGGCCGGTGCTCGTCGGCTATATGGCGGGTATCGCGGTGATCATGATGGTGGGGCAGCTCGGCAAGGTCGCGAAGGTGAGCGTCGAGGGCGAGTCGATCGTGGGGGAAGTCCGGTCGTTCCTGCGTGAGGCGTCGAACGCGCACCTGCCGACCATTCTGCTCGCCGCCGGGGTTCTGGCTTTCCTGGTGACGGCGGGCAAACTGTGGCCGCGTATTCCGGTGCCGCTGATCGGGGTGCTGCTGGCGACGGCGGTGACGGCGATGTTCTCCCTGCGGGACTACGGCATTCTCGTTGTCGGCGAGATTCCGGCCGAGATTCGGGTGCCTGGTCTGCCCGCCGTGTCGGGCGCCGACCTGATCGCGCTTTTGTTGCCCGCCATCGGTGTCGCGGTGGTCGGGTACTCCGACAATGTTCTCACCGCGCGCTCGTTCGCCACCCGCAACGGCTATCGGATCGACGCCAATTCCGAGTTGCTTGCCCTTGGCGCGTCGAATCTGGCGGCTGGGTTGCTGCGTGGGTTCCCGGTGAGCAGCAGTGCCAGCCGCACTTCGATCGGTGACGCACTGCGCAGTCGCAGTCAGGCGCATTCGCTTGTCGCGCTGGGCGTGGTGGCGCTGGCGCTGCTGTTCGGACGATCGATTCTGGGCAACTTCCCCACGGCGGCGCTGGGTGCGCTGGTCATCTACGCGGCGTTTCGGTTGATCGAGGTGACTGAGTTCCGGCGGATCGCGCGGTTCCGGCACAGCGAGATCGTCATCGCGCTGGCCACCGTTCTGGCGGTCCTGCTGCTCGGCGTCCTCTACGGGGTGCTGGCCGCCATCGCACTGTCCATCTTGGACCTGCTACGCCGGGTCGCCCGGCCGCACGACGGCATCCTCGGCTATGTGCCCGGGGTCGCCGGGATGCACGACATCGACGACTACGACGACGCCCAGCAGGTCCCCGGCCTGGTCGTCTACCGCTACGACGCCCCGCTGTTCTTCGCCAACGCCGATGACTTCCGGCAGCGCGCGCTCGCCGCCGTCGAGGAGGCGCCAACCCCTGCTCGGTGGTTCCTGCTCAACGCCGAGGCCAACGTCGAGATCGACCTGACCGCCATCGACACCCTGGAGGAGCTGCGCGCCGACCTCGACCGGCGCGGCATCGTCTTCGCCATGGCGCGGGTCAAACAGGACCTCCGCGACGACCTGGACCGGGCGGCGTTCCTCGACAAGGTCGGCGACGAGCGGGTCTTCGCCACCCTGCCGACCGCCGTGCAGGCCTACCGCGACGCGGAGCGCGAATTGTGA
- a CDS encoding class F sortase, with the protein MPKFGRQGGRRVVAAALLFALVAGCEATASVDPAPPTTTSTSAPAGPTTTTTTTGLGRSTPNRVEIPRIGATSTLTSLGLNPDQTVEVPPLEQRMQAGWYSKGPTPGEVGPAVVLGHVDGQGKPGIFFRLRELRPGDEILISREDGGKLTFVVERVQQVAKAEFPSDEVYGDTARPELRLITCGGTFDRAAKSYRDNTIIYAALKGEGGP; encoded by the coding sequence GTGCCGAAATTCGGCAGGCAGGGCGGTCGCCGCGTCGTGGCGGCCGCCCTGCTGTTCGCGTTGGTGGCGGGATGCGAGGCCACGGCGAGCGTGGATCCGGCTCCGCCGACCACCACGTCCACCTCGGCGCCCGCGGGACCGACCACGACCACGACGACGACCGGCCTGGGCCGATCGACGCCCAACCGCGTCGAGATCCCCCGCATCGGCGCGACGTCCACGCTCACGTCGCTTGGCCTCAACCCGGACCAGACCGTGGAGGTGCCGCCGCTGGAGCAGCGCATGCAAGCAGGCTGGTACAGCAAAGGCCCGACGCCGGGGGAGGTCGGGCCCGCGGTGGTGCTCGGGCATGTCGACGGCCAAGGCAAACCGGGGATCTTCTTCCGCCTGCGCGAACTGCGCCCCGGCGACGAGATCCTGATCAGCCGGGAGGACGGCGGAAAGCTGACCTTCGTGGTCGAACGCGTGCAGCAGGTCGCCAAGGCGGAGTTCCCGTCGGACGAGGTCTACGGGGACACGGCCCGGCCCGAGTTGCGGCTGATCACCTGCGGCGGGACCTTCGACCGCGCCGCGAAGAGCTACCGCGACAACACGATCATCTACGCGGCCCTGAAAGGCGAAGGCGGACCGTGA
- a CDS encoding LCP family protein — MKRSRLVLLLAIAVVCAVGGVAAAAYVRLQGNLTTIDLDATLGADRPPPLPPLAAGKPLTVLLIGSDTRQGENGRYGPADSGARSDTTMLVRLSADRKQATVVSIPRDLMVPRPDCGRGNAVGEAMFNSAFATGGAACTVRTVEALTGIRVDHFIQLDFTGFATLVDAVGGIDVTVTTAIDDDHSGLHLAPGTHHLDGATALAFVRTRHGVGDGGDLGRIQLQHQFLRAMATALAPKDVLSDPAQAYRLADIATRSMITDTGLGSLPALAALAHDLRGLTADAIEFATVPTTPHPANANRLALRPDAPELWQRLRTAP, encoded by the coding sequence ATGAAGCGCTCCCGCCTGGTTCTGCTGCTGGCCATCGCCGTGGTCTGCGCGGTCGGCGGCGTCGCGGCCGCCGCGTACGTCCGGCTCCAGGGCAACCTCACCACCATCGACCTGGACGCCACGCTCGGCGCCGACCGGCCGCCGCCGCTGCCACCGCTGGCCGCGGGCAAGCCGCTGACCGTGCTGCTGATCGGCTCGGACACCAGGCAGGGCGAGAACGGCCGCTACGGCCCCGCCGACAGCGGCGCCCGCTCCGACACCACGATGCTGGTTCGGCTGTCGGCGGACCGCAAGCAGGCCACCGTCGTCAGCATCCCCCGCGACCTGATGGTGCCCCGGCCCGACTGCGGCCGGGGGAACGCCGTCGGCGAGGCCATGTTCAACAGCGCCTTCGCCACCGGCGGCGCGGCCTGCACGGTGCGCACGGTCGAGGCGCTCACCGGGATCCGCGTCGACCACTTCATCCAACTGGACTTCACCGGCTTCGCCACCCTGGTCGACGCCGTCGGCGGCATCGACGTCACCGTCACCACCGCCATCGACGACGACCACAGCGGCCTGCACCTGGCACCGGGCACCCACCACCTCGACGGCGCCACCGCCCTCGCCTTCGTCCGCACCAGACACGGCGTTGGCGACGGCGGCGACCTCGGCCGAATCCAGCTGCAACACCAGTTCCTGCGCGCCATGGCCACCGCGCTCGCGCCCAAGGACGTGCTCTCCGACCCGGCGCAGGCCTACCGGCTCGCCGACATCGCCACGAGATCCATGATCACCGACACCGGGCTCGGCTCCCTGCCCGCCCTGGCGGCGCTGGCCCACGACCTGCGCGGACTCACCGCCGACGCGATCGAGTTCGCCACCGTGCCGACCACACCCCACCCCGCCAACGCCAACCGCCTCGCCCTGCGGCCTGACGCGCCCGAACTCTGGCAGCGGCTGCGCACCGCGCCATAA
- a CDS encoding cell wall metabolism sensor histidine kinase WalK, which produces MAARVEFRRRLLVRLLAGSVLIAACAIAATAWLAVRSTSGAIRAEQGSALATDAKIYDTLLGYAATHPKWDGVGQVVADLARDTGRVIVLTDNTRAPIAQSANATLPQTASAVVDPLAVDPALVPNAPSHRIDPRAVGPFALTPQERADVRSRAERAASCLREQGFTISLTEQPTGRTILTPIDAVDGVRSCGVPSLAKLTATEQNTLNALYDAVNACLTAANADPVMFKLDLSWLIEGALPMVPTTSRPAQPPSAAPRAPEVTVTAAPAPASANDVVSTCVNNSRRAMVLPYTSPAALLFITDPAGDTAAPTGLSTASALRIAATAAAVLLLAVGVTVLMATRLTRPIRALTEAAQRMRDGDSATRVTVRSKDEIGQLAAVFNELSAHREALERQRKDMVSDVSHELRAPLGNIRGWLEAAQDGVAETDPTFVASLLEESVVLQRLIDDLQDLALADAGKLRLHPRPVDVADLIDQVVATHRAQSDVDITAEVRAVPEIVADPVRLRQVLGNLVGNAVRYGGPDGQVTIRAVQRGDHVVIEVADAGPGIAPDDLPHVFNRFWRAEKSRSRQTGGSGLGLAVVRDLVELHDGTVTVASTLGEGTTFTVRLRLSGPRR; this is translated from the coding sequence GTGGCCGCGCGGGTTGAGTTCCGCCGCCGCCTGCTGGTGCGGCTGCTGGCCGGGTCGGTCCTGATCGCGGCGTGCGCCATCGCCGCGACGGCGTGGCTGGCGGTGCGGTCCACGTCGGGGGCGATCCGCGCCGAGCAGGGGTCGGCGCTGGCCACCGACGCGAAGATCTACGACACCTTGCTCGGCTACGCCGCCACGCACCCGAAGTGGGACGGCGTCGGCCAGGTGGTGGCCGACCTGGCCCGCGACACCGGCCGGGTGATCGTGCTGACCGACAACACGCGCGCGCCCATCGCTCAGTCCGCCAACGCCACGCTGCCCCAGACCGCCTCGGCGGTGGTCGACCCGCTCGCGGTCGACCCGGCGCTGGTGCCCAACGCTCCGTCGCACCGGATCGACCCGCGCGCGGTCGGACCCTTCGCGCTGACCCCCCAGGAGCGCGCGGACGTGCGGTCGCGAGCCGAGCGGGCGGCGTCCTGCCTGCGCGAACAGGGCTTCACCATCTCCCTCACCGAGCAGCCCACCGGGCGCACGATCCTGACGCCGATCGACGCGGTCGACGGCGTCCGGTCATGCGGAGTGCCGAGCCTGGCGAAGCTGACGGCCACCGAGCAGAACACCCTCAACGCGCTCTACGACGCGGTCAACGCGTGTCTCACCGCGGCGAACGCGGACCCGGTCATGTTCAAGCTCGACCTGTCCTGGCTGATCGAGGGCGCACTGCCGATGGTCCCGACCACCAGCCGCCCAGCCCAGCCGCCGTCAGCCGCGCCGCGGGCCCCCGAGGTCACGGTGACGGCCGCGCCGGCGCCCGCGTCAGCCAACGACGTCGTCTCGACCTGCGTGAACAACAGCCGCCGCGCCATGGTCCTGCCCTACACCAGCCCGGCCGCGCTGCTGTTCATCACCGACCCCGCCGGGGACACCGCCGCGCCGACCGGGCTGTCCACCGCGAGCGCGCTGCGGATCGCCGCGACGGCGGCGGCCGTGCTGCTGCTGGCCGTGGGGGTCACCGTGCTGATGGCGACCCGGCTCACCCGGCCGATCCGCGCGCTCACCGAGGCCGCGCAGCGGATGCGCGACGGCGACAGCGCCACCCGCGTCACGGTCCGGTCCAAGGACGAGATCGGTCAGCTGGCGGCGGTCTTCAACGAGCTGTCCGCCCACCGCGAGGCGTTGGAGCGCCAGCGCAAGGACATGGTCAGCGACGTCTCGCACGAACTGCGGGCGCCGCTGGGCAACATCCGGGGCTGGCTGGAGGCCGCCCAGGACGGCGTCGCCGAGACCGATCCCACGTTCGTGGCGTCGCTGCTGGAGGAGAGCGTCGTCCTGCAGCGGCTCATCGACGACCTTCAGGACCTCGCCCTGGCCGACGCGGGCAAGCTGAGGCTGCACCCGCGGCCGGTCGACGTGGCCGACCTGATCGACCAAGTCGTCGCCACGCACCGCGCCCAGTCCGATGTGGACATCACCGCCGAGGTCCGCGCCGTGCCGGAGATCGTCGCCGATCCGGTGCGGCTGCGGCAGGTTCTCGGCAATCTGGTCGGAAACGCCGTGCGCTACGGCGGGCCCGACGGGCAGGTCACGATCCGCGCGGTCCAGCGCGGCGACCACGTCGTCATCGAGGTCGCCGACGCCGGACCGGGCATCGCGCCCGACGACCTGCCGCACGTGTTCAACCGGTTCTGGCGGGCGGAGAAGTCGCGCAGCAGGCAGACCGGCGGCAGCGGACTGGGCCTGGCGGTGGTGCGCGACCTGGTCGAACTGCACGACGGGACCGTCACCGTGGCGAGCACCCTTGGCGAGGGCACCACGTTCACGGTCCGCCTTCGCCTTTCAGGGCCGCGTAGATGA
- a CDS encoding inositol-3-phosphate synthase, which translates to MTRTGLWLIGARGSVATTAVSGLLALRAGLAPPTGCVTQRPEFAEVPLPAWEDLVVGGHDVVATPLEKCAEPLAQAGVLPHHLLSHIVPGLRAVDTEIRDGYHPVTHQGSQADAARRMVDDIAGFRDRHGLARVVVVNVSSTEPPAPFVPEHGDLAALEAAMADPGRAVLPASSLSAYAALRAGCSFVDFTPSTGIALPVLDQLARELALPYAGRDGKTGETLLRTVLAPMFTARALRVRSWAGTNLLGGGDGATLQDPDRAGSKLESKARGLAALLGHDVVAPLHIDNVPDLGEQKTAWDHVSFEGFLGARMTLQFTWTGLDSSLAAPLVLDLARLVAAAHADGQSGPLGSLAVFFKDPLGSDEHRFAEQTRELYRWAGELRA; encoded by the coding sequence ATGACACGCACTGGGCTGTGGCTCATCGGGGCCCGGGGGTCGGTCGCGACCACCGCGGTCAGCGGGCTGCTCGCGCTGCGGGCGGGCCTCGCGCCGCCGACCGGGTGTGTCACGCAGAGACCCGAGTTCGCCGAGGTTCCGTTACCGGCCTGGGAGGACCTCGTCGTCGGCGGGCACGACGTGGTGGCGACGCCGCTGGAGAAGTGCGCCGAGCCGCTGGCGCAGGCGGGCGTGCTGCCGCACCACCTGCTCAGTCACATCGTGCCTGGTCTGCGCGCGGTCGACACCGAGATCCGCGACGGCTACCACCCGGTGACCCACCAGGGCAGCCAGGCCGACGCGGCGCGGCGGATGGTCGACGACATCGCCGGGTTCCGCGACCGGCACGGGTTGGCGCGGGTCGTGGTGGTCAACGTGTCCTCGACCGAGCCGCCCGCGCCGTTCGTCCCCGAGCACGGCGACCTCGCCGCCCTGGAAGCGGCCATGGCCGACCCGGGCCGAGCGGTCCTGCCTGCCAGTTCGCTTTCCGCGTACGCCGCACTGCGGGCGGGCTGCTCCTTCGTCGACTTCACGCCGTCGACCGGTATCGCCCTGCCTGTGCTGGACCAGCTGGCCCGTGAGCTGGCTCTGCCGTACGCGGGCCGGGACGGCAAGACGGGGGAGACCCTGCTGCGCACGGTCCTGGCGCCCATGTTCACCGCCCGCGCCCTGCGCGTCCGCTCGTGGGCGGGCACCAACCTGCTCGGCGGCGGCGACGGCGCGACCCTGCAGGATCCCGACCGGGCGGGCAGCAAGCTGGAGTCCAAGGCCCGCGGCCTGGCCGCGCTGCTCGGCCACGACGTCGTCGCGCCGCTGCACATCGACAACGTGCCGGACCTGGGCGAGCAGAAAACGGCCTGGGACCACGTCTCGTTCGAGGGGTTCCTCGGCGCTCGGATGACCCTGCAGTTCACCTGGACCGGCCTGGACTCTTCGCTGGCGGCTCCGCTGGTGCTGGACCTGGCCCGGCTGGTCGCCGCCGCGCACGCCGACGGCCAGTCCGGTCCGCTGGGCTCGCTGGCGGTCTTCTTCAAGGACCCGTTGGGATCCGACGAACACCGCTTCGCCGAGCAGACCCGCGAGCTGTACCGGTGGGCGGGGGAGTTGCGCGCATGA
- a CDS encoding SGNH/GDSL hydrolase family protein, whose amino-acid sequence MKRRIALAVVLAATSLLVTVAPSQAAEPLNYVALGDSYSAGSGVLPLDPAITPLCARTTRNYPNLIAKATGAQFTDMTCGGAQTKDFAAAQYPLVTQPQFTALSAETDLVTLTIGGNDANIFISAIAACGSAGVVTLGFGSPCKTIYGNHFDNQIDSTVYPAVLQALRDLRAKAPNARVAILGYPWIMPASDGCFLTMPIAKGDVPYLRNLQAHLNQVIATAASQTGVTFVDLAAASEGHDACKPIGTRWVEPALWGTNFVPVHPNALGEAKMAERAMAVLGL is encoded by the coding sequence ATGAAGCGTCGCATCGCGCTGGCCGTCGTCCTGGCCGCGACATCCCTGCTGGTCACGGTGGCTCCGTCACAGGCGGCGGAACCGTTGAACTATGTCGCCCTCGGCGATTCCTACAGCGCGGGGTCGGGCGTGTTGCCACTCGATCCCGCCATCACCCCGCTGTGCGCGCGAACGACCCGTAACTACCCGAACCTGATCGCCAAGGCCACCGGCGCCCAGTTCACCGACATGACCTGCGGCGGCGCCCAGACCAAGGACTTCGCCGCCGCGCAGTACCCGCTGGTCACCCAGCCGCAGTTCACCGCGCTGAGCGCCGAGACAGACCTGGTCACCCTGACCATCGGCGGCAACGACGCGAACATCTTCATCAGCGCGATCGCCGCGTGCGGGTCGGCCGGAGTGGTGACGCTGGGGTTCGGCAGCCCGTGCAAGACGATCTACGGCAACCACTTCGACAACCAGATCGACTCGACGGTGTACCCGGCGGTTCTGCAGGCTCTGCGTGACCTTCGAGCCAAGGCGCCCAACGCCAGGGTGGCGATCCTGGGCTACCCGTGGATCATGCCCGCCAGCGACGGCTGCTTCTTGACCATGCCCATCGCCAAGGGCGACGTGCCTTACCTGCGCAACCTGCAGGCGCACCTCAACCAGGTGATCGCCACGGCCGCGAGCCAGACCGGGGTGACCTTCGTCGACCTGGCGGCGGCCTCGGAGGGACACGACGCGTGCAAGCCGATCGGCACCCGCTGGGTCGAGCCCGCGCTGTGGGGCACCAACTTTGTCCCGGTGCACCCGAACGCGCTCGGCGAGGCCAAGATGGCCGAGCGGGCGATGGCGGTGCTCGGGCTCTGA
- a CDS encoding CBS domain-containing protein, with amino-acid sequence MTTARDIMHAGAECINEDESLLVAARMMRDLDVGSLPICGNDDRLHGIITDRDIVLKCCAEGRNPADMKASDLANGAPHCVRADADVSQVLRTMQSHRIRRVPVLDDKQLVGMISEADLARHLNEEQIAGFVESVYA; translated from the coding sequence ATGACCACCGCGCGCGACATCATGCATGCCGGTGCCGAATGCATCAACGAGGACGAGAGCCTGCTCGTGGCCGCCAGGATGATGCGTGACCTCGATGTGGGCTCGCTGCCGATCTGTGGCAACGACGACCGCCTCCACGGCATCATCACCGACCGCGACATCGTCCTGAAGTGCTGCGCCGAGGGCCGCAACCCGGCCGACATGAAGGCGTCCGACCTTGCCAACGGTGCACCGCACTGTGTGAGGGCCGACGCCGACGTCAGCCAGGTCCTGCGCACCATGCAGTCCCACCGCATCCGCCGGGTGCCCGTCCTTGACGACAAGCAGCTCGTCGGCATGATCAGTGAGGCCGACCTGGCCCGCCACCTCAACGAGGAGCAGATCGCGGGCTTCGTGGAGAGCGTCTACGCCTGA
- a CDS encoding tryptophan 2,3-dioxygenase: protein MSSTDTQAALTYTSYLALDEVLGAQRPRSEEHDELLFIVIHQVYELWFKQILHEVAELQRVLESGHTPHAVRVLRRTLTIFKVIVAQIDVLETMTPRQFTSFRARLDASSGFQSAQFRELEAVLGRRDDHAFAHYPEGGEQRARIAAAMSRPSLFDSFLAYLGTHGYKLPAEVIGRDVAKPAEPSRAVQEVLLEVYADDSGPSTVAEHLIDLDEGLQEWRYRHVKMVERTIGSKMGTGGSAGAAYLRSTLFAPVFPDLWAVRSEL, encoded by the coding sequence GTGAGTAGCACTGACACCCAGGCGGCTTTGACTTACACGTCGTACCTGGCGCTGGATGAGGTCTTGGGCGCGCAACGGCCGCGTTCGGAGGAGCACGACGAACTGCTGTTCATCGTCATCCACCAGGTCTACGAACTGTGGTTCAAGCAGATCCTGCACGAGGTCGCCGAACTGCAGCGGGTCCTGGAGTCGGGACACACCCCGCACGCGGTGCGGGTGCTGCGCCGAACGCTGACGATCTTCAAGGTGATCGTCGCGCAGATCGACGTCCTGGAGACGATGACGCCGCGCCAGTTCACCAGCTTCCGTGCCCGCCTCGACGCCTCCAGTGGCTTTCAGTCCGCGCAGTTTCGCGAGCTGGAGGCCGTGCTGGGCCGCCGCGACGACCACGCGTTCGCGCACTACCCCGAGGGCGGCGAGCAGCGGGCGCGGATCGCCGCGGCGATGAGCCGCCCGTCGCTGTTCGATTCCTTCCTGGCCTACCTCGGCACCCACGGCTACAAGCTCCCGGCCGAGGTGATCGGGCGCGACGTGGCCAAGCCCGCCGAGCCGTCGCGCGCGGTGCAGGAGGTGCTGCTGGAGGTCTACGCCGACGACTCCGGGCCGTCGACCGTCGCCGAGCACCTGATCGACCTGGACGAGGGTCTGCAGGAATGGCGGTACCGGCACGTGAAGATGGTCGAGCGGACCATCGGCAGCAAGATGGGCACCGGCGGCTCGGCGGGCGCGGCCTACCTGCGGTCCACCCTGTTCGCCCCGGTGTTCCCGGACCTGTGGGCCGTGCGGAGCGAGCTGTGA
- a CDS encoding kynureninase, whose product MSLAEHYTRFDVANRLLLTGHSHQAWPDVALEGQIEAFVDAASTVDDKWERAFAKADRVRNWFRTLLHDPSGDIALGANTHELVVRFLSALDMDRRPKLVTTDGEFHTLRRQLARLAEERVDVVLVPALPAETLAERLASEVDDRTAAVLVSSVLFETSRIVPGLDGLAEVCAARGVELLVDAYHALGVVPTTLDGLADAWVVGGGYKYLQLGEGNCFLRLPPHAQELRPVITGWYAEFDALADEKDPTRVTYGPGGTRFAGSTYDPTSHYRAVRVIDFFRAQGLTPEVLREISLRQTSLLAAAFDELDLVDATRDRSTPRSSFGGFLAVETPHAAQWQKALAARGVLTDSRGHHLRFGPAPYLRDDQLTAAMAALGEVSR is encoded by the coding sequence GTGAGTCTCGCCGAGCACTACACCCGCTTCGACGTCGCGAACCGGCTGCTGCTCACCGGCCACTCGCACCAGGCGTGGCCGGATGTCGCGCTGGAGGGACAGATCGAGGCGTTCGTCGACGCCGCGTCCACTGTGGACGACAAGTGGGAGCGGGCATTCGCCAAGGCCGACCGAGTCCGCAACTGGTTCCGCACGCTGCTGCACGACCCGTCCGGTGACATCGCGCTGGGTGCCAACACCCACGAACTGGTCGTGCGGTTCCTCTCCGCGCTCGACATGGACCGGCGGCCGAAGCTGGTGACCACCGACGGCGAGTTCCACACGCTGCGCAGGCAACTCGCCCGGCTCGCCGAGGAACGCGTCGACGTGGTCTTGGTGCCCGCGCTGCCAGCCGAGACCCTGGCCGAGCGGCTGGCCTCCGAGGTGGACGACCGGACCGCCGCGGTGCTCGTGTCGTCGGTGCTGTTCGAGACGTCGCGGATCGTGCCCGGCCTGGATGGGCTCGCCGAGGTCTGCGCGGCGCGCGGCGTGGAACTGCTGGTGGACGCCTACCACGCGCTGGGCGTCGTGCCGACGACGCTGGACGGGCTGGCGGACGCGTGGGTCGTCGGCGGCGGCTACAAGTATCTGCAACTGGGGGAGGGCAACTGCTTCCTGCGGCTGCCCCCGCACGCGCAGGAACTCCGCCCGGTCATCACCGGCTGGTACGCCGAGTTCGACGCGCTCGCCGACGAGAAGGACCCCACCCGGGTGACCTACGGACCGGGCGGCACCCGGTTCGCCGGGTCGACCTACGACCCGACCAGCCACTACCGGGCCGTGCGGGTGATCGACTTCTTCCGCGCGCAAGGCCTGACCCCGGAGGTCCTGCGGGAGATCTCGCTGCGCCAGACCAGCCTGCTCGCGGCGGCCTTCGACGAACTGGACCTGGTCGACGCGACCCGCGACCGGTCGACCCCGCGTAGCTCGTTCGGGGGATTCCTCGCCGTCGAGACCCCGCACGCCGCGCAATGGCAGAAGGCGCTCGCCGCGCGCGGGGTGCTCACGGACAGTCGCGGACACCACCTCCGCTTCGGCCCCGCGCCCTACTTGCGGGACGACCAGCTGACCGCGGCGATGGCGGCGTTGGGCGAGGTCAGCCGGTGA